TTTCTGGCTTTTTAGGCGGGATGGGGGGCGCGGTTTTTGCGCAATCTATTTCTGGTCGTTTTGCCATTACGACAATTGCTGGACAAGGTTTCATTTCCATGGCGGCAATGATCTTTGGAAAATGGAATCCGCTGGGTGCGATGGGAGCGGCGTTATTCTTCGGCTTTGCCCAAAACATCAGTATTGCCGGTGCTAAATTGCCGATTATTTCATCAATTCCAGATGTCTATTTGCAGGCAGCACCGTATGTTCTAACAATTTTAGTGTTGGTAATCTTCTTAGGAAAAGCATCAGGTCCCAAGGCCAACGGTACCAATTATATTAAATCAAAATAGTTTGTTTAAGGGTGGGACTAAGGGACATTGTTGCTTTGTCCTGCTCTTTTTCTATGGATTCAAAAAGTTGTTTATAACTGCCAAATAGGGTGACTTCTAGTAAGATAGAGGTAGCTTAAAATTATAGAAAGTAGGGAATAAAATGTTTAAACGTGTACATTTAATCGTCATGGATTCAGTGGGTATCGGTCAAGCGCCGGATGCCGAAAAATTTGGTGATGTTGGAGCAGATACACTAGGCCACATTGCAAAAGAAGCTGGGTTAACTATCCCGCACTTGGAACAATTAGGTTTAGGGAGCATTCGCCCTCTAACAGGTGTTAAAGATAAAAAAGATCATCAAGGTTATGCCACTAAATTAGAAGAAATCTCTGTGGGCAAAGACACAATGACTGGTCACTGGGAAATTATGGGATTAAATATTAAAAAACCATTCCGCGTTTTCCCAAATGGTTTTCCCGATGAATTATTAAAACAAATTGAAGATTTTTCTGGGCGTAAAGTCGTCTGCAACAAACCTTATTCCGGCACAGAAGTAATTAACGACTATGGTGAACACCAAATGAAAACTGGGGATTTAATCGTGTATACTTCTGCAGATCCAGTTTTACAAATTGCAGCCCACGAGGAAATTATTCCTTTAGAAGAGTTGTATCGTATTTGCCAATTTACTCGCGATATTACAAAAGATGAACCTTATATGATCGGCCGCATTATTGCACGTCCTTATGTAGGTGAACCTGGTAATTTTACCCGCACAAGTAATCGTCACGACTACGCCTTAGATCCGTTTGGTAAAACGGTCTTAGATTCATTAAAAGATAACGGCAAAGATGTCATTGCTGTGGGTAAAATCAACGATATCTTTAACGGCCAAGGTGTTACAGAAGCAATTCGCACAAAGAGTAATATGGACGGTGTGGATAAATTATTAGAAGTAATGAAAAAAGACTTTACCGGTTTAAGTTTTACAAACTTGGTAGACTTTGATGCGTTGTATGGTCACCGCCGCGATGTCGTGGGGTATGCACATGCCATTGAAGATTTTGATTTGCGGATTCCAGAATTATTGGACAATATGGCCGATGATGATTTGTTGTTAATTACTGCCGATCATGGTAACGATCCAACTTTCCCTGGTACAGATCATACCCGTGAATATGTGCCATTACTTGCTTATAGCAAAAAAATGACCGGAAAAGGCGCATTGCCACAAGGTTTTTATGCTGATATTTCGGCAACTATTGCAGAAAACTTTGCTGTACCGGCAACAGAAAACGGCCAAAGCTTCTTAGCTGCTTTAAAATAAAATTTTTAAGACAAACTGACAGTGGGAAATAGTATTATTTTTTGCTGCTGTCAGTATTGCTTTTGTTAAGTTTTAAAACATTACACAACAGGTTAATGCAATCATGGGAGGTCTTTATGACAGAGATTTTAGCACAATTACAAGAAACGACAGATTTTATCAAAGAACAAGGTGTAAAAGCAGTTGAATTTGGCTTGATTTTAGGTTCTGGCTTAGGAGAATTAGCTGAAGAAATTCAAAATCCAGTGGTGATTTCCTATAATGAAATTCCTCATTTTCCAATTTCAACAGTCGTGGGACATGCTGGTCAGTTGGTTTATGGCGATTTGGCAGGAAAAAAAGTTTTAGCGATGCAAGGACGTTTTCATTATTATGAAGGCAACTCGATGCAAACAGTCACTTATCCAGTCCGCGTGATGAAAGCACTTGGCGCACATTCTGTGGTTGTGACCAATGCGTGTGGTGGTGTGAACGAAACATTTGCACCCGGTGATTTGATGTTAATTACAGATCATATCAATTTCATGGGGGCAAATCCTTTAGTTGGTCCTAATGAAGAAAGTATGGGACCGCGATTCCCAGATATGAGCCAAGCCTATAGCATAGAATATATGACAGTGGCAAAAGAAGTCGCAAAAGCGGCGGGCTTACATTTAAAAGAGGGTGTTTACATGGGCTTTTCTGGTCCAACTTATGAAACACCAGCTGAAATTCGGTTTGCTCGCACAATTGGCGCAGATGCAGTCGGAATGTCAACCGTGCCAGAAGTTATCGTAGCGGCTCATAGTGGCTTAAAAGTATTAGGTATTTCTTGTATCACTAATTTAGCTGCGGGCATGCAAAAAAATCTAAACCATGCAGAAGTGG
The DNA window shown above is from Enterococcus montenegrensis and carries:
- the deoB gene encoding phosphopentomutase → MFKRVHLIVMDSVGIGQAPDAEKFGDVGADTLGHIAKEAGLTIPHLEQLGLGSIRPLTGVKDKKDHQGYATKLEEISVGKDTMTGHWEIMGLNIKKPFRVFPNGFPDELLKQIEDFSGRKVVCNKPYSGTEVINDYGEHQMKTGDLIVYTSADPVLQIAAHEEIIPLEELYRICQFTRDITKDEPYMIGRIIARPYVGEPGNFTRTSNRHDYALDPFGKTVLDSLKDNGKDVIAVGKINDIFNGQGVTEAIRTKSNMDGVDKLLEVMKKDFTGLSFTNLVDFDALYGHRRDVVGYAHAIEDFDLRIPELLDNMADDDLLLITADHGNDPTFPGTDHTREYVPLLAYSKKMTGKGALPQGFYADISATIAENFAVPATENGQSFLAALK
- a CDS encoding purine-nucleoside phosphorylase; translated protein: MTEILAQLQETTDFIKEQGVKAVEFGLILGSGLGELAEEIQNPVVISYNEIPHFPISTVVGHAGQLVYGDLAGKKVLAMQGRFHYYEGNSMQTVTYPVRVMKALGAHSVVVTNACGGVNETFAPGDLMLITDHINFMGANPLVGPNEESMGPRFPDMSQAYSIEYMTVAKEVAKAAGLHLKEGVYMGFSGPTYETPAEIRFARTIGADAVGMSTVPEVIVAAHSGLKVLGISCITNLAAGMQKNLNHAEVVETTERVKAEFKALVKETLAKL